TCGAGTATCGTGGCAACCAATCTATTACCTTCTTTGACAGCTGGCAATAGGTTGGCCCACACATATTAATTTTGGTAACAATATAGATAACAAACGATAATTATGCTTCAGAATCCGTCAGTTGACTTTTGCAACAAGGCCCTATCAGATTGATTCATGAGGTTCGTTGGTTCATCCGTGACATTCCAAGGAGACATTCACTAGTTGAGACCAGAGGTGCGAATATCTCGGCCAAGAATCGGTCTGTCGCTGCCCAAAGGCGAAAGATGGAATCGGAAACATTCATTTGTTGAGATGGCATCATATTCCCCAAGCCCCGACAGCTATTGGTCGGCAGCCGGGAGCGGAGGTTGAACCAATGACCGATAAGCCAATGGTTTGGATGGACGGAAAGCTGATGGAAGAGGATAAGGCAGTGGTGCCGATAATGACGCACGCCCTGCACTATGGCACGGGCGTGTTCGAGGGCATCCGCGTGTATGAGACCTCCAAGGGCCGGGCGGTCTTTCGCCTCAGGGACCATATGGCGCGCCTACTCGATTCCGCGAAAGCAATAGCCATGCCCATTCCTTACACGGTAGACGAGCTCTGTGAGGCCGTCCGTTTGGTCGTGCGCGAGACCAAGGTGGATGTGGACTATATCCGCCCCATCGCCTTCTACAGCAGCAGCAAGAAGCCCAGGCGCATCGTTCTGGACCCCCGCGATTTCAACGTCTCCGTGGCGATCGCCACTGCTTACATGGGAACATACATGGGCGCAGACGAGATCGAGAACGGCGCGCGCATCATCACCTCCTCCTGGCAGAAGCCCACCAACACCTC
This genomic stretch from Methanomassiliicoccales archaeon harbors:
- a CDS encoding branched-chain amino acid transaminase, encoding MTDKPMVWMDGKLMEEDKAVVPIMTHALHYGTGVFEGIRVYETSKGRAVFRLRDHMARLLDSAKAIAMPIPYTVDELCEAVRLVVRETKVDVDYIRPIAFYSSSKKPRRIVLDPRDFNVSVAIATAYMGTYMGADEIENGARIITSSWQKPTNTSTSLQAKICGNYVNSVLAKIESNQAGASESLMLNNNGTVAEGPGENVFMLRHGKLITPPISAGVLEGITRDSVTILARDMGIEVVEREITRSEIFIADEFFMTGTAAEVTPISYLDGRAIGTGKAGPITKKLQKAYFDAARGKDPKYSSWLNYVD